One segment of Halococcus salsus DNA contains the following:
- the glpA gene encoding anaerobic glycerol-3-phosphate dehydrogenase subunit GlpA, with product MDGTVAVIGGGSTGTGIARDLAMRGFDVTLVEKGNLTHGTTGRMHGLLHSGGRYAVSDRSSARECIEENRVLREIATHCVEMTGGLFVQKEGDADEYFEEKLEGCRECDIPAEVVSGKEAREIEPYLAKDVKRAIRVPDGAIDPFRLCVANAASAIEHGARIETHAKVTDVLVEDGEVVGVEVEHESGPGKRVHRKPGTTEEIRADYVVNATGAWAGRVGAMAGVDVEVRPSKGVMVVMNTRQVDTVVNRCRPKGDADIIVPHETAAILGTTDEEVEDPEDYPEEGWEVDLMIDTLSELVPILKDARTIRSFWGVRPLYEPPGTGTTDPTDITRDFFLLDHEERDDLPGLTSIVGGKFTTYRLMAEKISDHVCEQFGVEAECRTADEPLPGSEDIGNLEEYMDEFGLRSPIAKRSTKRLGSFSPQVLGGSNPNPVVCTCEAVTSAEIDKAIDESGTDLNAVRLRTRASMGNCQGAFCCQGIASQLHPTYDEPTVRDAYDELYQERWKGERHGLWGEQLSQAALKYALHATTLNRDRDPAARESDLDFAAFDDGRSTDDVEPDTSRGTRETAADGGRLPPNEGPDGDS from the coding sequence ATGGATGGAACAGTGGCGGTGATCGGCGGTGGCTCCACGGGGACGGGTATCGCCCGGGACTTGGCGATGCGCGGGTTCGACGTGACGCTCGTCGAGAAGGGCAACCTCACCCACGGGACCACCGGCCGGATGCACGGCCTGCTTCACAGCGGGGGTCGCTATGCGGTCTCCGACCGGTCGAGCGCCCGTGAATGTATCGAGGAGAACCGGGTTCTCCGGGAGATCGCGACCCACTGTGTCGAGATGACCGGCGGGTTGTTCGTCCAGAAGGAGGGCGACGCCGACGAGTACTTCGAGGAGAAGCTCGAGGGCTGTCGGGAGTGTGACATCCCGGCCGAGGTGGTTTCGGGGAAGGAAGCCCGAGAGATCGAGCCCTACCTCGCGAAGGACGTCAAGCGCGCGATCCGGGTACCCGACGGCGCGATCGACCCCTTCCGGTTGTGTGTCGCGAACGCCGCGAGCGCGATCGAACACGGCGCACGTATCGAGACCCACGCCAAAGTCACCGACGTCCTCGTCGAGGACGGTGAAGTCGTGGGCGTCGAGGTCGAACACGAGAGCGGGCCGGGAAAGCGCGTTCACCGGAAACCTGGAACGACCGAGGAGATCCGCGCCGACTACGTCGTGAACGCCACGGGCGCGTGGGCGGGCCGCGTCGGCGCGATGGCGGGCGTCGACGTCGAAGTTCGGCCCTCGAAGGGTGTGATGGTCGTGATGAACACCCGACAGGTCGATACCGTCGTCAATCGGTGCCGACCGAAGGGCGACGCCGACATCATCGTGCCCCACGAGACCGCCGCGATCCTCGGCACGACGGACGAAGAGGTCGAGGACCCGGAGGACTACCCCGAGGAGGGCTGGGAGGTCGACCTGATGATCGACACGCTCTCCGAACTCGTGCCGATCCTGAAGGATGCGCGGACCATTCGCTCGTTCTGGGGCGTGCGGCCGCTCTACGAACCCCCAGGAACCGGGACGACCGATCCCACGGATATCACGCGGGACTTCTTCCTGCTCGACCACGAGGAGCGCGACGATTTGCCTGGGCTGACCAGCATCGTCGGCGGGAAGTTCACCACGTATCGATTGATGGCCGAGAAGATCTCGGACCACGTCTGCGAACAGTTCGGGGTCGAGGCCGAGTGTCGCACCGCCGACGAACCCCTGCCAGGCAGTGAGGACATCGGAAACCTCGAAGAGTACATGGACGAGTTCGGGCTTCGATCACCGATCGCGAAGCGGAGCACGAAACGTCTCGGAAGCTTCTCGCCGCAGGTGCTCGGCGGAAGCAACCCCAACCCCGTCGTGTGTACCTGCGAGGCCGTGACCAGCGCCGAGATCGACAAGGCGATCGACGAATCGGGGACCGACCTCAACGCGGTTCGGCTCCGCACCAGGGCGTCGATGGGGAACTGTCAGGGGGCGTTTTGCTGTCAGGGGATCGCGAGCCAGCTCCACCCGACCTACGACGAGCCGACGGTGCGCGACGCCTACGACGAACTCTACCAGGAACGCTGGAAAGGCGAGCGCCACGGGCTCTGGGGCGAACAGCTCTCACAGGCCGCGCTGAAGTACGCCCTCCACGCCACGACGCTGAACCGCGACCGCGACCCCGCCGCCCGCGAGTCCGACCTCGACTTCGCGGCGTTCGACGACGGTCGATCGACGGACGACGTCGAACCGGACACCTCGCGTGGCACGCGCGAGACCGCCGCCGACGGCGGCCGACTCCCACCGAACGAGGGGCCCGATGGCGATTCGTGA
- the glpB gene encoding glycerol-3-phosphate dehydrogenase subunit GlpB, which yields MAIREDVLVVGGGLAGMSAALSAAETGATVRLLSHKKSTLRHASGLVDCLGYTGDDGPLADPYTGLSDLPNEHPYRVVGESAIREGFDRFDGVVGDSYRGGHTDANALVPTQAGTIKPTARYPASMAAGLASDARSTLLVGFEGLSDFDAPLAADRLAAAGVPFDVRGVTLRFPKEFRADAKLTRYARALDRDEEPDRDRAPRFDGVRRALAELVRPKLDGAERVGFPSLVGDDENDVVREDLANRLDVPVFELAASPPSLPGVRLESLFLAALDEAGVRRTTGNPVVDYESEDGALTTVYTDKNGQRVPYGADQFVLATGGLVGKGIGSSRDGVREPVFDCHIPHPEDRYDWSATDAFGDQPFARFGVVPDDDLRPLDAAGDVEFSNLRAAGSVLGGADFAAQKCGSGVSLATGHVAGERAGALI from the coding sequence ATGGCGATTCGTGAGGACGTCCTCGTCGTCGGCGGCGGTCTCGCCGGGATGAGCGCCGCGCTCTCGGCCGCCGAGACCGGAGCCACGGTCAGATTGCTCTCACACAAGAAGAGCACGCTCCGTCACGCCAGCGGCCTCGTGGACTGTCTGGGCTACACCGGCGACGACGGCCCGCTCGCGGACCCGTACACCGGGCTATCCGACCTCCCCAACGAGCATCCCTACCGGGTTGTCGGTGAATCGGCGATCCGCGAGGGATTCGACCGCTTCGATGGCGTGGTCGGCGACAGTTATCGGGGTGGTCACACCGACGCCAACGCGCTCGTCCCCACCCAGGCCGGCACGATCAAACCGACGGCGCGCTATCCGGCCTCGATGGCCGCGGGCCTCGCGAGCGACGCCCGCTCGACCTTGTTGGTTGGATTCGAGGGATTGAGCGACTTCGACGCGCCGCTCGCCGCCGACCGTCTCGCCGCGGCGGGCGTCCCGTTCGATGTCCGAGGTGTGACGCTCCGCTTCCCGAAGGAGTTCCGCGCCGACGCCAAACTCACGCGGTACGCGCGCGCGCTCGACCGCGACGAGGAACCCGACAGGGACCGCGCGCCGCGGTTCGACGGGGTTCGGCGGGCGCTGGCCGAACTCGTCAGACCGAAACTCGACGGGGCCGAGCGCGTCGGCTTTCCCTCGCTCGTCGGCGACGACGAGAACGACGTGGTGCGCGAGGACTTGGCGAATCGTCTCGACGTCCCCGTGTTCGAACTCGCCGCGTCGCCGCCGAGCCTTCCAGGGGTTCGCCTCGAATCCCTCTTCCTCGCGGCGCTCGACGAGGCGGGCGTCCGACGAACCACGGGCAACCCCGTCGTCGACTACGAATCGGAGGACGGGGCCCTCACGACGGTCTACACGGACAAGAACGGCCAGCGCGTGCCGTACGGTGCCGACCAGTTCGTGCTCGCGACGGGCGGGCTGGTAGGGAAGGGGATCGGGAGTTCGCGCGATGGCGTTCGCGAGCCGGTCTTCGACTGTCACATCCCCCACCCCGAGGACCGATACGACTGGTCCGCGACCGACGCCTTCGGCGACCAGCCGTTCGCCCGCTTCGGTGTCGTCCCCGACGACGACCTCCGGCCGCTCGACGCGGCCGGCGATGTCGAATTCTCGAACCTCCGTGCCGCCGGCAGCGTGCTCGGCGGTGCGGACTTCGCCGCCCAGAAGTGCGGGAGCGGCGTCTCGCTCGCGACCGGTCACGTGGCCGGCGAGCGTGCAGGAGCCCTGATCTGA
- a CDS encoding anaerobic glycerol-3-phosphate dehydrogenase subunit C produces MSDADTTPTDASTDSFEPVDVFSGEPMDLRPGADDCYKCTTCDTSCPVAEVDDDFPGPKFQGPEQWRLKRKGDDDIDPSINSCSNCMRCDNACPSSVPLSQMHNEARGAFVERQMEKLSTEYVRNRILANYRTSAWFASKVPQIANFAMNFGPARWVMEKTLGVTAEREFPAFAQQTFREWWAERGGAHVENPDKRVAYFHGCYSNYNTPEVAKAMVHVYEHFDYEILVPPQKCSGTPMFANGMLTDARRHARTNVEELAAAINDGADVIASCTSCSMALRQEYPELFDITDIETVAQHTYEGLEYLRINEDLRGAVEESEVDMPDMAYHAPCHARNQGLDRQAVELFRDLDGVDVEDVGPSCSGISGTYGWKEEKYDKSMQIGEEMFEHMEAGAGEEGMTECPTCAMQMEHGTGYEITHPLEVLQEALTETSAA; encoded by the coding sequence ATGAGCGACGCAGACACAACCCCGACCGACGCCAGCACCGACTCGTTCGAACCCGTCGACGTCTTCTCCGGGGAACCGATGGACCTCCGGCCCGGCGCGGACGACTGCTACAAGTGTACGACCTGCGATACGTCGTGCCCGGTGGCGGAGGTCGACGACGACTTCCCCGGCCCGAAGTTCCAGGGCCCCGAGCAGTGGCGGCTGAAACGCAAGGGCGACGACGACATCGACCCCTCGATCAACTCGTGTTCGAACTGCATGCGCTGTGACAACGCGTGTCCCTCGTCGGTGCCGCTCAGTCAGATGCACAACGAGGCACGCGGGGCGTTCGTCGAGCGCCAGATGGAGAAACTCTCGACCGAGTACGTCAGGAACCGTATCCTCGCCAACTACCGCACCTCGGCGTGGTTCGCCTCGAAAGTCCCACAGATCGCGAACTTCGCGATGAACTTCGGGCCGGCGCGGTGGGTGATGGAGAAGACCCTCGGCGTGACGGCCGAACGCGAGTTCCCCGCCTTCGCCCAGCAGACCTTCCGCGAGTGGTGGGCCGAGCGCGGCGGGGCCCACGTCGAGAACCCCGACAAACGGGTGGCCTACTTCCACGGCTGTTACTCGAATTATAACACTCCAGAGGTCGCGAAGGCGATGGTCCATGTCTACGAGCACTTCGACTACGAGATCCTGGTGCCGCCCCAGAAGTGCTCGGGCACCCCGATGTTCGCCAACGGGATGCTCACGGACGCCCGCCGGCACGCCCGGACCAACGTCGAGGAACTCGCGGCGGCGATCAACGACGGTGCCGACGTCATCGCCTCCTGCACCTCGTGTTCGATGGCGCTCCGCCAGGAGTACCCCGAACTCTTCGACATCACCGACATCGAGACGGTCGCACAACACACCTACGAGGGCCTCGAATACCTCCGGATCAACGAGGACCTCCGCGGGGCGGTCGAGGAGAGCGAGGTCGATATGCCCGATATGGCCTACCACGCGCCGTGTCACGCCCGGAATCAGGGGCTCGACCGACAGGCGGTCGAGCTCTTCCGCGACCTCGACGGGGTCGACGTCGAGGACGTCGGGCCGTCGTGTTCCGGGATCTCCGGGACCTACGGCTGGAAGGAGGAGAAGTACGACAAATCGATGCAGATCGGCGAGGAGATGTTCGAGCACATGGAGGCCGGCGCGGGCGAGGAGGGGATGACCGAGTGTCCGACGTGTGCGATGCAGATGGAACACGGCACCGGCTACGAGATCACCCATCCCCTCGAAGTGCTCCAAGAGGCCCTGACCGAGACCTCGGCAGCCTGA